A stretch of DNA from Gammaproteobacteria bacterium:
GGTGATTACCGATAATCAACACTAAGGCAAACAGGGTAACGGCGAAAGAGGAGACAAACATGGAGGCTGTACCAACACCAAAACTCCAGAACCCTGAAAACCTGCGACCCTGCCGAACCATCACCTCACGTCCGGCAACAAGCAGCATTACCATCGACATCAAGGTAATCCATAATAGATTCGTGGTACTAAAAATTACCTTCAGAACCAGCCCCAGCAAAAATAACTGCACCGTGGTTCTTAATGCCGCAATCAAGACCTGGCGGGATAAATCCTTGCTGATTTTTGATGATAGCCATGCCAGTAACAAGACCAGGCTTGCGGCTAACGAGAGATCGATCAGCGTCAAATCAATCATTAGCTACCTCCATCAATAGGCCCCCGTCCAGCATCCTTAGCCCACGATCCGCTACCCGGGCAATCTGCTCTACCGAATGACTCACCCACAACACCGAGGCACCGTGTTGGCGCTGCCAGGATTTAATCAAGCTTTCAACCCGGGCAATATTATCGGCATCCAGGCTTGCGGTTGGCTCATCCAGCAACAGCACATCAGGGGCTCTATCCAACAGCCTCAATAATGCCATACGTTGTCGCTCACCCGTGGATAGGCGACTCACCGACCAGGACATAATACCCTCATCCAGACCCAAGGCATCCAGACCCGCGATAGCCTCATGCAGGAAATGATCCTTCACTTGTTCGCCCCACCAGGCACTCTCTGCTGGCAGATAAGCCACCTTACGCCGCCACTGTTGCGGCTCTATATCCTTGCATGCGATACCATTTAACCCAACATGCCCCTGATAGGGATCCAGATCAGCCAAGGCGCGTAACAGACAGCTCTTACCCGATCCTGAAGGTC
This window harbors:
- a CDS encoding ATP-binding cassette domain-containing protein, with product MLNKKVLWGASILLLVDNLVNEVLSDVSFELKKAECLSISGPSGSGKSCLLRALADLDPYQGHVGLNGIACKDIEPQQWRRKVAYLPAESAWWGEQVKDHFLHEAIAGLDALGLDEGIMSWSVSRLSTGERQRMALLRLLDRAPDVLLLDEPTASLDADNIARVESLIKSWQRQHGASVLWVSHSVEQIARVADRGLRMLDGGLLMEVAND